A single region of the Chrysoperla carnea chromosome 5, inChrCarn1.1, whole genome shotgun sequence genome encodes:
- the LOC123301430 gene encoding general transcription factor II-I repeat domain-containing protein 2A-like: MAVVEEVCPEKKSAFESVSLSRMTMTRRIEDLGSDLMVQLKSKASQFKMFSIATDESTDVTDIAQLLVFIRGINNSFEVTEELAAMKSIKTTTTGEDLFKEVSEIFDDLNLDWNKLTAITTDGAPSMVGRHNGLVARLRKKVLESNGSPPLDIHCIIHQQNLCGKILNSDHVMKVVTKSVNLIRSYSTNHRIFKEFLLQIEAEYGDVVYHSEIRWLSRGRVLQQFFDLRHEIDIFFIEKSTQLHELSNPVWLWDLAILCDLTAYVNELNLKLQCKDKLISHVYADLCAFQTKLKLFIQQTEKGQLTHFPTCTALRKERKNDHFPSEKITKMLQLLSKSFEDRFADFHRIKNEIRLFENPFTVDVSTAPGDLQLELIELQCQTPLQDLFREKSLPDFYAALDSYPNLRNLGMKMTTAFASTYICEQTFSTLKRAKPASRARLSDDHLHSILRMNVTQLEPNIKKLVSEKQHQTSH; this comes from the coding sequence ATGGCGGTAGTGGAAGAAGTGTGCCCGGAAAAAAAAAGTGCATTCGAATCTGTGAGTTTATCACGTATGACAATGACACGAAGAATAGAAGATTTAGGAAGTGATCTTATGGtacaattaaaatcaaaagcAAGTCAGTTCAAAATGTTTTCCATTGCTACAGATGAATCTACGGACGTGACTGATATTGCGCAATTGCTTGTATTCATCCGtggaataaataatagttttgaaGTTACGGAGGAACTTGCTGCAatgaaaagtattaaaacaactACTACGGGTGAAGATTTATTTAAGGAAGTATCCGAAATTTTTGATGATCTTAACCTTGACTGGAATAAATTAACGGCCATAACTACAGATGGCGCTCCATCTATGGTTGGTCGGCACAATGGGCTAGTAGCCAGATTAAGGAAAAAAGTGCTGGAATCAAATGGATCACCGCCGTTGGATATACATTGTATCATTCACCAACAAAATCtttgtggaaaaattttaaattcagatCATGTTATGAAGGTAGTTACTAAATCCGTAAATTTAATAAGATCATATTCTACGAATCACAGAATATTCAAAgaatttcttttacaaattgaAGCCGAATATGGTGATGTGGTTTATCATAGCGAAATCCGCTGGCTGAGCCGCGGTAGGGTACTAcagcaattttttgatttgagaCATGAAATTgatatattctttattgaaaAATCAACTCAGCTCCACGAACTAAGTAACCCTGTGTGGCTGTGGGATTTAGCTATACTCTGTGATTTAACTGCGTATGTAAATGAACTTAATCTCAAATTGCAATGCAAAGACAAACTTATTTCCCATGTATATGCTGATTTATGtgcgtttcaaacaaaattaaagctTTTCATACAGCAAACGGAAAAAGGACAGTTGACGCACTTTCCGACTTGCACTGCTTTACGTAAAGAAAggaaaaatgatcattttccAAGTGAAAAAATTACCAAGATGCTGCAATTACTCAGCAAAAGTTTCGAAGATAGATTTGCAGATTTTCACcggattaaaaatgaaatacgcTTGTTTGAAAATCCTTTTACAGTGGATGTTTCTACGGCGCCAGGTGATTTACAATTAGAATTAATTGAATTGCAATGCCAAACACCATTACAGGATCTTTTTCGCGAGAAGTCCTTACCAGATTTTTATGCAGCGTTAGATTCTTATCCGAATTTGAGAAACCTTGGAATGAAAATGACAACGGCGTTTGCAAGCACGTACATTTGTGAACAaacattttcaactttaaaaagagCCAAACCAGCGTCTCGCGCTCGACTTTCAGATGATCACCTTCATTCCATATTAAGGATGAACGTCACTCAACTTgaaccaaatattaaaaaattagtttctgAAAAACAACATCAGACTTCACATTAA
- the LOC123299938 gene encoding piggyBac transposable element-derived protein 3-like produces the protein MVIRPNLCLLCKNNSAHWWYVFYACMVNVLFGFFSMPRSLGLLDSEIREYLEKLDDSEDGLDGSDSEPEDEDEMNEDPPLVTEDTENAQEQEDPPLEESNDEEVSIPGAPQRNRPLLWKKRNLVTNEDDLVFRGNTQIPEALLNCNTPFEFFSYFFTPNLKKEIVYESNLYATQKQISNPETINENILNKFLGILVFTSVIKFPNTRLYWSDKFGYDLIKNTMSQKKFEKVRSIIHFADNTKCLPKEHPDYDRLYRIRPLIETLNHVFGTVPMDQRLSIDEQMCATKMSHYIKQYLPNKPHKWGFKLYLICSLQGYAHKFELYAGGGNKNTASLPGEPDLGESGNTVIRLARMVPRHVNHIIYFDNFYTSLPLLTYLAKEGIYSLGTVRVNRVRNSKLPDKRTIMKKNVARGFYEENVANVDGTEVSAVVWKDNKPVNLLSTYVGAEPATTVSRFDKRRKERVEIPCPKIIREYNTHMGGVDLLDSFIGRYHITMKSRKWTMRLFYHFLDLCVINSWVMYKKVHNQLGTSKLLNLAQFRLDVAETLCQTGLPISGCKRGRPSTSSIQAQLEMKRSRTSAQSVPSKNVRLDQTSHWSVWLEKQQRCKYPKCTGYTFKKCEKCQVSLCDTKQKNCYYKYHTE, from the exons aTGGTGATAAGACCTAATTTATGCTTGTTGTGTAAAAACAACAGTGCGCATTGGTGGTATGTATTTTATGCATGTATGGTAAATGTGTTATTTGGGTTTTTCAGCATGCCACGCTCGTTAGGCTTGTTAGATAGTGAAATAAGAGAATATTTAGAGAAACTTGATGACTCGGAAGACGGATTGGATGGTTCGGACTCTGAACCGGAGGATGAAG ATGAGATGAATGAAGATCCTCCATTAGTTACTGAGGATACGGAAAATGCGCAAGAACAGGAGGACCCTCCCCTTGAAGAAAGCAATGATGAAGAAGTGAGCATACCAGGAGCACCTCAAAGAAACAGGCCCCTACTATGGAAAAAAAGAAATCTCGTTACTAATGAAGATGACCTTGTGTTTAGAGGTAATACTCAAATACCAGAAGCTTTATTGAATTGTAATACACCATTTgaattcttttcatatttttttactccaaatttgaaaaaagaaattgtttacGAAAGTAACCTTTATGCCACACAAAAGCAAATATCTAACCCAGAGACTATAAAcgaaaatatactaaataaatttctagGCATACTAGTTTTTACATCCgtcataaaatttccaaatacaAGGTTATATTGGAGTgataaatttggatatgatcTTATCAAAAACACCATGTCACAAAAGAAGTTTGAAAAAGTAAGATCGATTATTCACTTTGCTGATAACACTAAATGTCTCCCAAAGGAACATCCTGATTATGATAGACTCTATAGGATCAGACCACTTATCGAAACACTAAATCATGTGTTTGGCACCGTCCCTATGGATCAAAGGCTATCCATAGACGAGCAGATGTGCGCTACAAAAATGAGCCACTATATAAAACAGTACTTGCCTAACAAACCACACAAGTGGGGCTTCAAATTGTACCTTATCTGCAGTCTGCAAGGATATGCTCACAAATTTGAGCTATATGCAGGAGGAGGCAATAAAAATACTGCATCTTTACCAGGAGAACCAGATTTAGGAGAATCTGGGAACACTGTCATAAGGTTGGCTCGAATGGTACCTCGTCATGTAAACCACATAATATATTTCGACAACTTTTATACTTCTTTGCCGCTTCTCACCTATTTGGCCAAGGAAGGAATATATTCTTTAGGGACAGTTCGGGTAAACCGCGTACGAAATTCTAAATTACCAGATAAAAgaacaataatgaaaaaaaatgttgcaagGGGTTTTTACGAAGAGAACGTAGCGAATGTAGATGGTACTGAAGTGAGCGCAGTTGTTTGGAAAGATAACAAGCCTGTCAATCTTCTTTCAACTTACGTAGGTGCCGAACCAGCCACCACTGTATCAAGATTCGACAAAAGGAGGAAAGAAAGAGTTGAGATCCCATGCCCCAAAATAATTCGTGAGTATAACACTCACATGGGAGGGGTGGACCTGTTAGATTCTTTTATAGGACGCTATCACATAACGATGAAGAGCAGGAAATGGACTATGCGTCTTTTTTACCACTTTTTGGACCTCTGTGTCATCAACTCATGGGTAATGTACAAGAAAGTGCACAATCAACTGGGTACCAgcaaattgttaaatttagcTCAATTTAGATTAGACGTTGCAGAGACATTGTGTCAGACTGGGTTGCCTATCAGTGGTTGCAAGCGTGGCCGTCCCAGTACCAGCAGTATACAGGCTCAACTTGAAATGAAGAGGAGTCGCACATCAGCTCAGTCAGTTCCGTCTAAAAATGTTAGGTTGGACCAAACATCACACTGGTCAGTTTGGTTAGAAAAACAGCAACGATGCAAATACCCCAAATGTACTGGATACACATTTAAAAAGTGTGAAAAATGTCAGGTATCTTTATGCGACACCAAACAGAAAAATTGTTACTATAAGTACCATActgaataa